The Chitinophaga sp. H8 genome contains a region encoding:
- the cas4 gene encoding CRISPR-associated protein Cas4, translated as MTITPSHIIEYLYCPRFTYFEYVLAIPQYEQRNYKVMRGRDLHDKKLEENKAYLRQRIGVTDRYNDQYLTNSLLRGKIDEVLRLKDGSMAPLDYKFASYDERVYETYKTQIYCYAWLIEENFKSVVNKGYLVYTRSKNKLIEIPVTSIDKLSVKKYAHEIHKIIDTNFFPKATKYKHRCITCTYRNICTQ; from the coding sequence ATGACCATTACGCCTTCTCATATTATCGAATATCTTTATTGCCCGCGATTCACCTATTTTGAATACGTGCTGGCTATTCCACAATATGAACAACGTAACTATAAAGTGATGCGTGGGCGTGACCTGCATGATAAAAAACTGGAGGAAAACAAAGCATATCTGCGACAACGGATCGGGGTTACAGACAGATACAATGATCAATACCTTACCAACTCATTACTCAGGGGCAAAATTGATGAAGTATTGCGATTAAAAGATGGTTCTATGGCTCCACTCGATTATAAATTTGCTTCTTACGATGAACGGGTTTATGAAACCTATAAAACACAAATATACTGCTATGCCTGGCTGATTGAAGAAAACTTCAAGTCTGTCGTTAATAAAGGATACCTCGTTTACACCAGGAGTAAAAATAAGCTAATCGAAATCCCCGTAACGTCAATTGACAAACTTTCGGTAAAAAAATACGCACATGAAATACATAAAATTATTGACACCAATTTTTTCCCTAAAGCCACCAAATATAAACACAGATGCATAACTTGTACTTATAGAAATATCTGTACCCAATAA
- the cas2 gene encoding CRISPR-associated endonuclease Cas2 has product MIAWVLYDIEDDKVRSKVAKLCKQTGLYRVQFSVFLGTLDKNQKDTLQLQIEEIIDEDKDSVYIFPMSKNELQSTVLLGKAFDKKLVTDEVKALFL; this is encoded by the coding sequence ATGATAGCATGGGTACTCTATGATATAGAAGATGATAAAGTCCGTTCAAAAGTGGCTAAACTCTGCAAGCAGACGGGGTTATACCGTGTTCAGTTTTCCGTATTCCTGGGCACACTGGACAAAAATCAAAAAGACACCCTGCAATTGCAAATAGAAGAGATTATTGATGAGGATAAGGATTCGGTATACATCTTTCCGATGTCGAAGAACGAGCTACAGTCTACCGTTCTATTAGGCAAAGCCTTCGATAAAAAACTGGTAACAGATGAAGTAAAAGCGCTATTTCTATAA
- the cas1 gene encoding CRISPR-associated endonuclease Cas1: protein MQIYLNTYGTYLHVKDDMFEIKIPEKDAAPVKQHIAAHKISSIIIATSAALSTDAVRLALMNNIDIIFTQSDGHPMGRIWHSKLGSTTRIRKRQLEVSLGLEAVTFTKQWIIQKMNNQLEFIKDLKKHRPQQADFLHDKITRIESLCQSLNALEANSIDTIADTIRGLEGTAGRLYFETISEVIPAQYRFSGRSMRPAKDAYNVLLNYGFGILYSRIEKCLMIAGLDPYVGFLHRDDYNQKSMVYDFIEPYRILVETTVFRLCSAKKVNKAHMDDITNGVTLNKSGKELLVTALNNYLDGEPIRYKGRNQTRSNAMQQDAHVFANGLTGREIKNEETDPIMDL, encoded by the coding sequence ATGCAAATCTACCTGAACACTTATGGGACTTATCTGCATGTAAAGGATGATATGTTTGAAATAAAGATACCCGAAAAGGATGCCGCACCTGTAAAACAGCATATTGCAGCTCACAAGATCAGTTCCATTATTATCGCTACTTCTGCGGCACTTAGCACGGATGCCGTACGGTTGGCCCTGATGAATAATATAGACATTATTTTCACGCAATCTGACGGTCATCCCATGGGACGTATCTGGCATAGCAAGCTGGGTAGCACTACCCGTATCAGAAAGCGTCAGCTGGAGGTAAGCCTTGGTTTGGAAGCAGTGACCTTTACCAAACAATGGATTATTCAGAAGATGAACAACCAACTGGAGTTTATCAAAGATTTGAAGAAGCATCGCCCTCAACAGGCTGATTTCCTCCATGACAAGATAACGAGGATCGAAAGCCTTTGTCAATCATTGAACGCGCTGGAAGCCAATTCCATTGATACGATAGCGGATACCATCAGAGGGCTGGAAGGCACCGCCGGCAGGTTATATTTTGAAACGATCAGCGAAGTAATCCCTGCTCAATACCGATTTTCGGGCAGGAGTATGCGTCCGGCCAAAGACGCTTATAATGTATTACTGAACTATGGCTTTGGTATCCTCTATTCGAGAATAGAAAAATGCCTGATGATTGCCGGACTTGACCCTTATGTAGGGTTTCTTCACCGGGATGACTATAATCAAAAAAGCATGGTCTATGATTTCATTGAGCCTTACCGGATACTGGTGGAGACTACCGTTTTTCGTTTATGCTCGGCCAAGAAAGTGAACAAAGCTCATATGGATGATATCACCAACGGTGTAACCCTGAATAAATCAGGGAAGGAACTGTTAGTTACCGCACTCAATAACTACCTGGATGGTGAACCGATTCGTTATAAGGGTCGGAACCAAACCCGGTCTAATGCCATGCAACAAGATGCGCACGTTTTCGCTAATGGTTTAACAGGTCGCGAGATTAAGAATGAGGAAACAGATCCCATTATGGATTTATAA
- a CDS encoding CRISPR-associated endonuclease Cas6, with protein MAIQLHQTIIRFPEIRLATREADKLRGYFGNLFKEQSPLLHNHLESGETLYRYPMVQYKVLQGVPVLMGINEGADLLTQLFIKIRNIDIDGRNYPVLEKNIESKQVTTGLSDDLHAYRFETAWMALNQKNYADYLKEDEQQQARHLKAILIGNMLSFCKAIDYQVAGNILANLKITGTKETQFKQNAMLLFEASFVTNMLLPDNIGLGKQTARGFGSVLSA; from the coding sequence ATGGCAATACAACTACATCAAACCATTATCCGGTTTCCGGAAATTAGGCTCGCCACCCGGGAAGCAGATAAATTGAGGGGGTATTTCGGGAATCTGTTTAAGGAGCAGTCGCCCCTTTTACATAATCACCTTGAATCAGGAGAAACGCTGTACCGCTACCCTATGGTACAATACAAAGTACTACAGGGAGTACCTGTATTAATGGGTATCAATGAAGGCGCTGATCTGCTCACACAGTTATTTATCAAAATCCGGAATATTGATATTGACGGGCGTAACTATCCTGTATTGGAGAAAAACATTGAAAGCAAGCAAGTTACCACAGGGCTTTCTGATGACCTGCATGCTTATCGCTTCGAAACTGCCTGGATGGCATTAAACCAAAAGAACTATGCAGATTATCTGAAAGAAGATGAGCAGCAACAGGCCAGGCATTTAAAAGCTATATTGATAGGTAACATGCTGAGCTTTTGCAAGGCTATTGACTACCAGGTGGCAGGTAATATCCTGGCGAATCTAAAAATTACAGGAACCAAGGAAACACAGTTCAAGCAAAATGCCATGTTATTGTTTGAGGCCAGCTTTGTAACTAATATGCTGTTACCTGATAACATTGGATTAGGCAAGCAAACTGCCCGTGGTTTTGGCAGTGTGCTCAGCGCATAA
- the cas3 gene encoding CRISPR-associated helicase Cas3', translating to MSNPVFYSHSIKTPSGKTGSKQLQVHNAGVNGIGLKSLYKQLGFRLPLTVIEQLLSDILLLHDLGKYTQFFQDYLLKTGRSNGLLKQHARIGAYVIHEKYKNTHPELALFGYFTILSHHGNLSNIYDCAAKEHAKREDYKWQFAEQRKSLLKHLDQIQEELSFGQLNTLLAIPDFRKCRNEVIPAIRGKSADIQHYYLINYLFSLLIEADKLDASDTPLYTRVAIAQDLVDKRLANSTNALRNSVRKTVIEKLEIPDLLSRWIFTLTAPTGTGKTLIALDFALKLREKVHKATGHLPSVIYGLPFVNIIEQAFDEYKQTIPEDQASILAHYQYADIFGDQEEAGDKTEEEMIDEKAYHRKLMQLDTWQADIVITSFVQFFQTLIGNRNKILKKFNHLAGAIIILDEVQTLSLEKIPLIGASLYYLSKFLGTRILLMTATRPQIFELAYREIFKDQLKDLDEADRAFFNNGHPTYLELLHNNQDIYKSYRRTCIIPLLDSTLTDEQDFIDTCFSQYWQAGASCIFVVNKVSRSIALFEAVKTYLSANSYNNPVYYLSTNITPYQRFEVIKQIKEDLKAKRRPLLISTQVVEAGVDLNFDMGFRDIAPIDAIIQVAGRINREANPQQPEKPHLPLYIVDFGDCKAIYSAITYLNAQAALANKSIVHEAEYLTLVNEYFSTTSASGGFDYSREIFNAMKTLNYDKGPRSVADFRIIEEQKNVRAVFIESDEAGSAALAAYRHLLDASDIAAANKRKLAFDLHYKQIFNQRIISVPFYHTQDLLPVHDKSENILLVDRSIFSARYDQHTGFKRDKGKEKESNTIFF from the coding sequence ATGAGTAATCCTGTTTTTTATTCCCATTCCATCAAAACACCTTCCGGTAAAACCGGCAGTAAACAACTGCAGGTTCATAATGCCGGTGTGAATGGAATAGGCTTAAAAAGTCTGTATAAGCAATTAGGGTTTCGCCTTCCTCTAACGGTTATAGAACAGTTGCTAAGCGATATCCTCCTGCTACATGATCTGGGGAAATATACCCAGTTCTTCCAGGATTACCTGCTTAAAACCGGCCGTTCAAACGGGCTGCTGAAGCAGCATGCCCGAATAGGCGCTTATGTAATACATGAAAAGTATAAAAACACCCATCCGGAATTGGCGTTGTTTGGCTATTTCACGATACTCTCCCATCATGGAAATCTCAGCAATATCTATGATTGTGCCGCAAAAGAACACGCCAAGCGGGAGGATTACAAATGGCAATTTGCGGAGCAAAGGAAAAGTTTATTGAAACACCTGGATCAGATCCAGGAGGAACTTTCCTTTGGCCAGTTAAATACCCTGCTGGCGATTCCTGATTTCAGAAAGTGCCGGAATGAGGTCATCCCTGCCATCCGGGGAAAAAGCGCCGATATCCAGCACTATTACCTGATCAACTATCTCTTTTCGCTGCTTATTGAAGCGGATAAACTGGATGCATCCGACACGCCGTTATATACAAGAGTAGCCATCGCGCAAGACCTTGTTGATAAACGCCTGGCCAACAGCACCAACGCTTTACGTAATAGCGTACGCAAAACAGTGATAGAAAAACTGGAGATACCTGATCTTTTAAGCCGCTGGATATTTACACTTACGGCTCCTACCGGAACCGGAAAAACGCTGATTGCCCTGGACTTTGCTTTAAAACTCCGTGAAAAGGTTCATAAGGCAACAGGTCACTTACCTTCCGTCATCTATGGCTTGCCCTTCGTAAATATTATTGAACAGGCATTTGATGAATATAAACAAACTATCCCAGAAGATCAGGCCAGTATATTGGCACACTACCAATATGCGGATATTTTTGGGGATCAGGAAGAAGCCGGAGATAAAACTGAGGAGGAGATGATAGACGAAAAAGCATATCACCGGAAATTAATGCAATTAGATACCTGGCAGGCAGATATTGTGATTACTTCTTTTGTTCAGTTTTTTCAGACTTTGATTGGTAATCGCAACAAGATCCTGAAAAAATTCAATCACCTGGCTGGGGCTATTATTATTTTGGATGAAGTGCAGACGTTGTCACTCGAAAAAATTCCCCTTATTGGGGCCAGCCTTTATTACCTCAGTAAATTCTTAGGTACCCGGATCTTATTAATGACGGCCACCCGCCCACAAATATTTGAACTGGCCTACCGGGAAATATTTAAAGACCAGTTAAAAGACCTTGATGAAGCAGATCGGGCCTTCTTCAATAACGGTCATCCCACCTATCTGGAGCTGCTACATAACAACCAGGATATTTACAAGAGTTATCGCCGTACCTGTATCATCCCCCTGTTGGATAGTACGCTCACCGATGAACAGGATTTTATTGACACCTGCTTCAGCCAATATTGGCAAGCCGGAGCCTCCTGTATTTTTGTAGTGAACAAAGTAAGCAGAAGTATTGCTTTATTTGAAGCCGTAAAAACGTATCTGTCAGCAAACAGCTATAATAATCCTGTTTATTATCTGTCTACCAATATTACCCCTTATCAACGATTTGAGGTGATTAAGCAGATTAAGGAAGACCTGAAAGCCAAACGGCGCCCGCTTCTTATTTCCACACAGGTGGTGGAGGCAGGTGTGGATTTAAATTTTGACATGGGTTTTAGGGATATAGCCCCTATTGACGCTATTATCCAGGTAGCTGGCCGTATTAACCGGGAGGCTAATCCTCAGCAGCCGGAAAAGCCTCATTTACCTTTGTACATCGTTGATTTTGGAGATTGCAAAGCCATTTATAGTGCTATTACTTATTTAAATGCACAAGCAGCATTAGCCAATAAATCCATCGTCCATGAGGCTGAATACCTCACACTTGTAAATGAATATTTCAGTACTACGTCGGCATCAGGAGGATTTGATTATTCCCGGGAGATATTTAATGCCATGAAAACGCTGAACTATGATAAAGGCCCCCGTTCGGTTGCTGATTTCAGAATTATAGAAGAACAAAAAAATGTTCGTGCTGTATTTATTGAGAGTGATGAAGCAGGAAGTGCGGCCCTCGCAGCTTACCGCCACCTACTGGATGCATCCGACATAGCAGCGGCTAACAAGCGTAAACTGGCATTTGATCTTCATTATAAGCAAATTTTTAATCAACGGATAATTTCCGTGCCTTTCTATCATACGCAAGACCTCCTGCCGGTACATGATAAATCAGAAAATATTTTGCTGGTAGATCGTAGCATCTTTTCAGCAAGATATGACCAGCATACAGGGTTCAAACGGGATAAGGGAAAGGAAAAAGAGTCGAATACTATCTTCTTTTAA
- the cas5 gene encoding CRISPR-associated protein Cas5, whose amino-acid sequence MEVLQIDVKGKMAHFRKYYANNTAMSFSIPPRTTIMGMLAAMLGLPKGSYHKAFASDQLRIGISLQSPVKKSFHRLNFLSIKSLGNLKTDIEKEKPFSSDFRGTGGNIQTPFEIVTGQHLQQDEICYRIFLSPHPSAITYFEQLKTCTLNRRSHFSLTLGIASFSAYISEAHLFNSEAVVTKRANAQQVVFNSAVVSDKISGLQFEKTSDSNFVEEELMPADFIDDNNRELSKMNRVLFAHNALPLQVIYTGEYYELGGHQTITFLENE is encoded by the coding sequence ATGGAAGTTTTACAGATTGACGTTAAAGGGAAGATGGCGCATTTCCGGAAGTATTATGCTAATAATACGGCGATGTCGTTCAGCATTCCTCCCAGGACTACCATTATGGGGATGCTGGCGGCTATGCTGGGATTGCCTAAAGGAAGTTATCATAAAGCATTTGCCTCCGACCAATTACGGATAGGGATTTCATTGCAATCTCCAGTGAAGAAGTCATTTCACCGGCTCAATTTTCTCAGTATCAAAAGTCTGGGGAACCTGAAAACAGATATAGAAAAAGAAAAACCATTCAGCTCCGACTTCCGGGGTACCGGAGGAAACATACAAACTCCTTTTGAGATTGTTACCGGACAACATTTACAACAGGATGAAATATGTTACAGGATATTCCTCTCCCCCCACCCTTCTGCCATCACCTACTTTGAACAATTGAAGACATGTACTTTAAACAGGCGCTCTCATTTTAGCCTGACATTGGGGATTGCCAGTTTTTCTGCCTATATCAGTGAGGCGCATCTTTTCAATAGTGAAGCGGTAGTTACCAAAAGGGCCAATGCGCAGCAGGTAGTATTCAATTCTGCGGTTGTTTCGGATAAGATATCCGGTCTTCAGTTTGAGAAAACGAGCGACAGCAACTTTGTAGAGGAAGAGCTCATGCCCGCTGATTTTATTGATGACAATAACAGGGAGCTGTCAAAAATGAACCGGGTATTATTTGCACATAATGCATTGCCATTGCAGGTAATCTATACCGGTGAATATTATGAGCTGGGTGGTCATCAAACTATTACTTTTCTTGAAAATGAGTAA
- a CDS encoding type I CRISPR-associated protein Cas7, giving the protein MSIVQNNSDFLFLFDATLCNPNGDPDQENKPRMDYDTKTNLVTDTRLKRSIRDYLKADGVEIFVDMEGENKVSPATKLQYVIDRTLSNEADLDLLFQENSMLKATFQELIKAQKDKESIFKALAGSKNQELNHYILAQLIKQKFVDIRMFGSAFAVGGFTKAYTGAIQINWGYSLHEVDLVDSNSIVTTMNDGSSTFGKDYRLHYSLLAFNGTINKYAAQSTSLTEQDRDTFRAAVWNAVSANPTRSKLNQYPQLYLEIVYNDGYSNGYFGDLRKHITVTPKKENVRGMSDLTIDFSHLKQLITENTGSGKAIKTTFSKTHPAINY; this is encoded by the coding sequence ATGTCTATTGTACAAAACAACTCCGATTTCCTATTCCTGTTTGATGCCACCTTATGTAACCCTAATGGTGATCCTGACCAGGAAAACAAACCCAGGATGGATTATGACACCAAAACCAATCTGGTAACAGATACCCGCCTGAAACGCTCTATACGTGATTATCTGAAAGCGGATGGTGTAGAAATATTTGTGGACATGGAAGGTGAAAATAAAGTAAGCCCAGCCACCAAGCTGCAGTATGTGATTGACAGGACCCTGAGCAATGAGGCCGATCTGGACCTGCTCTTCCAGGAAAACAGCATGTTAAAAGCCACTTTCCAGGAACTGATAAAAGCCCAAAAAGACAAAGAAAGTATCTTTAAAGCACTGGCTGGCAGCAAAAACCAGGAGCTTAATCATTATATTCTGGCACAGTTAATCAAGCAGAAGTTTGTTGACATCCGGATGTTTGGCAGCGCCTTTGCCGTAGGAGGATTTACCAAAGCATATACCGGTGCCATTCAGATTAACTGGGGCTATTCCCTTCATGAAGTAGACCTGGTAGACAGTAATTCTATCGTGACCACCATGAACGATGGCAGCAGTACTTTCGGAAAGGACTACCGTTTACACTATAGCCTGCTGGCATTTAATGGTACCATAAATAAATATGCCGCACAATCTACCAGTCTTACGGAACAGGATCGTGATACCTTCAGGGCTGCCGTCTGGAATGCGGTTTCAGCCAATCCCACCCGCTCCAAACTAAACCAATACCCTCAGTTATACCTGGAGATCGTCTATAATGACGGTTATTCAAATGGTTATTTTGGTGATCTGAGAAAGCATATTACAGTTACTCCCAAAAAAGAGAACGTAAGAGGCATGTCGGACTTAACCATTGACTTCTCCCACCTTAAACAACTGATTACGGAAAACACCGGTAGTGGCAAAGCCATCAAAACCACTTTTTCCAAAACCCATCCTGCCATCAATTATTAG
- a CDS encoding TM1802 family CRISPR-associated protein, whose product MILTLSRLGEHLSYDQDEWSDIIDTPKIDPDKDNLVVTLVFNIDEQSISVAVAQKYDQQSPRRYRNVSIKGGNNKASYVCCETNKVAQIEKTLFGKVDNKGKEPVKGEFLEYITTKFPSLSTTLLGQVLTPLFNFREMFLEAQWNLPETIYSNLLGEDYKKSSPHTKLILVYAAVVAKDLGIAVPTPLYELDGFDEFIRLDRFTKPVSETKKLSYATGMLKENVISVAFPNRYSLNYMFVETTLNYAAGFNKNNFHQNYQLNSEEQLYLERASDYLLKHQQISIAGIPHCIIPQFPSYKPANFTNVLESCYKKSELLFQPKNFEYSLAAFEDQIDEGEIYWLNFLAFESDGNSFKTINLIKDVSKTHFEKVLSTLKKVDRFFDTLDFAVNWEDVMSDYQNKEKKRVPFNLYTIYQLIPQRKDKEKKNEALVLFKSILEQRKIAPQILFEHFTELILCHYYNRYEAYKNVKRFGENVFDLAVRDAVFKYLSIFTTLSHLKLLNQMETTNQQELDDIEEIVDTTSLEETTTLTEYQQRIESFFERMNYVDYQKALFYLGRMLSTVTSIQREKKRTVLDKLNFNGMKRNDIVRLREALIEKSKQYKGLNKLIFNDGKFLSFFDYNNWNINPKEALFFILNGYSFGTTIKKSQN is encoded by the coding sequence ATGATATTAACCCTATCCCGCTTAGGTGAGCACTTAAGCTATGATCAGGATGAATGGTCCGATATTATTGATACTCCCAAGATTGATCCCGATAAAGACAACCTGGTAGTAACCCTTGTTTTCAACATAGATGAACAATCTATCAGTGTGGCTGTTGCCCAAAAATATGATCAGCAATCTCCCCGCAGATATAGAAATGTTTCTATTAAAGGGGGAAATAATAAAGCATCTTATGTATGCTGTGAAACCAACAAGGTTGCACAGATAGAGAAAACACTTTTTGGCAAAGTGGACAATAAAGGGAAAGAGCCTGTCAAAGGAGAATTTCTGGAGTATATAACTACCAAATTCCCTTCTCTCAGTACCACGCTCCTAGGCCAGGTATTAACGCCGCTTTTTAATTTCAGGGAAATGTTCCTGGAAGCGCAATGGAATCTGCCGGAAACTATTTACAGCAATCTTTTAGGAGAGGATTATAAAAAAAGTAGCCCTCATACTAAGCTGATATTGGTATATGCTGCTGTGGTAGCAAAAGATTTAGGCATAGCAGTCCCTACTCCCCTGTATGAATTAGATGGGTTTGATGAATTTATCCGCCTGGACCGGTTTACCAAACCGGTAAGTGAAACTAAAAAGCTAAGCTATGCAACAGGTATGCTGAAAGAAAATGTAATCAGTGTAGCATTCCCTAACAGGTATAGCCTGAATTACATGTTTGTGGAAACTACCCTCAATTATGCAGCAGGCTTTAATAAAAATAATTTTCATCAAAATTACCAGCTCAATTCGGAAGAACAGCTATACCTGGAACGAGCATCAGATTATCTTTTAAAGCATCAGCAAATCAGTATAGCCGGGATCCCTCATTGTATCATCCCGCAGTTTCCGTCGTACAAACCGGCCAACTTTACGAATGTGCTGGAATCCTGTTATAAAAAGTCAGAGTTATTATTTCAGCCCAAAAATTTCGAGTATTCCCTGGCAGCTTTTGAAGACCAGATTGATGAAGGAGAAATTTACTGGCTCAATTTCCTGGCATTTGAATCTGATGGCAATTCGTTTAAAACGATCAACCTCATTAAAGATGTGTCGAAAACACATTTTGAGAAGGTGTTAAGTACTTTAAAAAAGGTAGACAGATTCTTTGATACACTAGACTTTGCAGTAAATTGGGAGGATGTAATGAGTGATTATCAAAATAAAGAGAAAAAGAGAGTGCCGTTTAACTTATATACTATTTACCAACTCATCCCCCAGCGTAAAGACAAAGAAAAGAAGAATGAGGCCCTGGTCCTCTTTAAGTCGATACTTGAACAACGTAAAATTGCACCACAAATATTATTTGAACATTTTACTGAGCTTATATTATGTCATTATTATAACCGATATGAAGCATATAAAAATGTAAAGCGATTTGGAGAAAATGTATTTGACCTTGCTGTTCGGGATGCAGTATTTAAATATTTATCCATATTTACTACATTAAGCCACCTTAAACTTTTAAATCAGATGGAAACAACCAATCAGCAAGAACTTGATGACATAGAAGAGATAGTAGATACAACTAGCCTTGAGGAAACAACTACTCTTACAGAATATCAACAAAGAATTGAATCCTTTTTTGAAAGAATGAATTACGTTGATTATCAAAAGGCATTGTTTTATTTGGGAAGAATGCTTAGTACTGTAACTTCTATTCAACGTGAGAAAAAAAGAACAGTGCTGGATAAATTGAATTTTAATGGAATGAAAAGGAATGATATTGTTAGGCTAAGGGAAGCTTTAATAGAAAAATCCAAACAATATAAAGGGCTAAACAAATTAATTTTTAACGATGGTAAATTCCTGAGCTTCTTCGATTATAATAATTGGAATATTAACCCGAAAGAAGCACTATTCTTTATCCTAAACGGCTATTCTTTTGGTACCACCATAAAAAAATCACAAAACTAA